Proteins encoded together in one Amphritea japonica ATCC BAA-1530 window:
- the acs gene encoding acetate--CoA ligase, protein MSDSKVYPVSEELAASAHINNEKYLAMYEQSINDPDTFWGEEGKRLDWFKPYTKVKNTTFDPHNVDIRWFEDGTLNASYNCLDRHLETRGDQVAIIWEGDDPSDSENITYRDLHERVCKFSNALKARGVEKGDVVTLYMPMIPEAAVAMLACTRIGAVHSIVFGGFSPEALAARIEGAKSKVVVTSNYSLRAGKSVPLKLNVDKALEHDAAKALVESVIVVKRVEQDVAWNDVDVWYEDLVADASADCPAEEMEAEAPMFILYTSGSTGAPKGLKHTTGGYMVYAAMTHEYAFDYKDGDIYWCTADVGWVTGHSYIVYGPLANGGTSLMFEGVPSYPDNSRFGRVIEKHKVNQFYTAPTAIRALMQQGEDVLGDSDLSSLRILGSVGEPINPEAWDWYYRIIGQNRCPIVDTWWQTETGGMMIMPLPGATAAKPGAASRPFFGVQPALLDADGKELEGATDGNLVIKDSWPGQSRSIWGDHERFIQTYFTTYKGVYTTGDGARRDEDDYYWITGRVDDVINVSGHRMGTAEVESALVAHPAVAEAAVVGYPHEVKGQGIYVYVTLQSGFEQSDELLKELRMHVRSEIGPIASPDLIQFSPGMPKTRSGKIMRRILRKIAENDFDALGDTSTLADPSVVDDLIEHRMNRK, encoded by the coding sequence ATGAGCGATTCTAAGGTATATCCGGTTAGTGAAGAGCTGGCTGCGTCTGCACATATCAATAATGAAAAATATCTGGCGATGTACGAACAGTCCATCAATGATCCGGATACGTTTTGGGGCGAAGAAGGCAAGCGGCTGGACTGGTTTAAGCCCTACACTAAGGTTAAAAATACAACTTTTGATCCGCATAATGTCGATATCCGCTGGTTTGAAGACGGTACGCTGAACGCTTCGTACAACTGTCTGGATCGTCATCTGGAAACCCGTGGTGATCAGGTTGCTATTATCTGGGAAGGTGACGACCCAAGTGACTCTGAAAATATTACCTACCGCGACCTGCATGAGCGTGTTTGTAAATTCTCTAACGCTCTGAAAGCTCGGGGTGTTGAAAAGGGTGATGTTGTAACCCTTTATATGCCGATGATTCCAGAAGCGGCTGTAGCGATGCTGGCCTGTACGCGTATTGGCGCGGTGCACTCAATCGTATTTGGTGGTTTCTCTCCTGAAGCGCTGGCTGCGCGTATCGAAGGTGCAAAATCTAAAGTTGTTGTTACCTCTAACTATTCCCTGCGTGCCGGTAAGTCGGTTCCGCTGAAGCTGAACGTTGATAAAGCGCTTGAGCATGATGCGGCGAAAGCGCTGGTTGAGAGTGTTATCGTTGTTAAGCGGGTTGAACAGGATGTCGCCTGGAATGATGTTGATGTTTGGTACGAAGACCTGGTTGCTGATGCGTCTGCTGACTGCCCTGCAGAAGAGATGGAAGCTGAAGCGCCGATGTTTATTCTGTACACCTCGGGTTCTACCGGTGCGCCAAAAGGTTTGAAGCACACCACTGGTGGTTACATGGTGTATGCGGCGATGACCCATGAGTACGCATTTGATTATAAAGATGGCGATATCTACTGGTGTACTGCAGATGTCGGCTGGGTAACGGGTCATAGTTATATTGTCTACGGCCCACTGGCTAACGGCGGAACCTCTTTGATGTTTGAAGGTGTACCAAGCTATCCTGATAACAGTCGCTTTGGTCGTGTTATTGAAAAGCATAAGGTTAACCAGTTCTACACTGCGCCAACAGCGATTCGTGCGCTGATGCAGCAGGGTGAAGATGTGCTGGGTGACTCTGATCTGTCCAGTCTGCGTATTCTGGGTTCTGTGGGTGAGCCGATCAACCCTGAAGCCTGGGACTGGTACTATCGGATCATCGGTCAAAACCGTTGCCCAATCGTTGATACCTGGTGGCAGACTGAGACTGGCGGCATGATGATTATGCCATTGCCGGGTGCGACTGCGGCTAAGCCGGGTGCAGCTTCTCGTCCGTTCTTCGGTGTTCAGCCAGCGTTGCTTGATGCTGATGGTAAAGAGCTGGAAGGTGCGACTGATGGTAACCTGGTTATTAAAGATTCCTGGCCTGGTCAGAGTCGTTCAATCTGGGGTGATCATGAGCGCTTTATCCAGACTTACTTTACGACGTATAAGGGTGTTTACACTACCGGTGATGGCGCTCGTCGTGATGAAGATGACTACTACTGGATCACGGGTCGTGTTGATGATGTAATCAACGTATCGGGTCATCGAATGGGTACTGCAGAAGTTGAATCTGCGCTGGTAGCCCACCCTGCGGTTGCTGAAGCAGCGGTTGTAGGTTATCCCCATGAAGTTAAGGGTCAGGGTATCTACGTTTATGTAACCCTGCAGTCTGGCTTTGAGCAATCTGATGAGTTGCTGAAAGAGCTGCGTATGCATGTTCGTTCTGAGATCGGTCCGATCGCCTCACCTGATTTGATTCAATTCTCTCCAGGTATGCCTAAAACGCGTTCGGGTAAAATCATGCGCCGTATCCTGCGTAAGATTGCTGAGAATGATTTTGATGCGTTGGGTGATACTTCTACGCTGGCAGATCCGTCAGTTGTTGATGACCTGATTGAGCATCGAATGAACCGTAAGTAA
- a CDS encoding trypsin-like serine peptidase — MTLIPATLLLICCTGLAYNQCSYAAEDVKDGSAWQTIAPTSYPMQRKWVSSEAHPWRMIGRINLAGRGHCTATLVSANQALTSAHCLWNSNTGKWFPAQYITFVAGAEKDTFQGLSTASGYTIAPDFNPHTLNSAELIKHDWALLTLNKPLGTLLGHLPLAAEHMMTIGQEISQAGYRADRPYVLTVEDRCSITQAYENRAILRTNCNTLEGDSGGPVLVKQNKQWVLMGIHRGRTINNQSLVISANNFSEFITGN; from the coding sequence ATGACACTGATACCCGCTACTTTATTGCTGATATGCTGCACCGGCCTTGCATACAACCAGTGCAGCTATGCAGCTGAAGACGTAAAAGACGGGAGCGCATGGCAAACTATCGCTCCAACCAGCTACCCAATGCAACGTAAATGGGTAAGCAGCGAAGCACACCCCTGGCGAATGATCGGCAGAATCAACCTGGCAGGCAGAGGCCATTGCACTGCCACCCTGGTCAGCGCTAATCAGGCATTAACCTCAGCTCACTGCCTCTGGAACAGCAATACTGGTAAATGGTTTCCAGCCCAGTACATTACTTTCGTTGCCGGCGCCGAAAAAGATACATTTCAGGGCCTGAGTACCGCTTCAGGGTACACAATCGCCCCCGACTTCAATCCCCATACACTTAACTCAGCAGAGCTCATCAAACATGACTGGGCACTACTGACTTTAAACAAACCGCTTGGCACCCTGTTAGGCCATCTACCCCTGGCGGCTGAACATATGATGACTATCGGCCAAGAAATATCCCAGGCTGGTTACCGGGCAGATCGACCCTATGTATTAACCGTTGAAGACCGTTGCAGCATCACCCAGGCCTACGAAAACAGAGCAATACTCCGCACCAACTGCAACACTCTGGAAGGTGACTCTGGTGGGCCTGTATTAGTTAAACAGAACAAGCAGTGGGTATTGATGGGCATCCATCGCGGACGAACTATTAATAATCAAAGCCTGGTTATCAGTGCTAACAATTTTAGCGAATTCATTACCGGCAACTAA
- a CDS encoding response regulator transcription factor: MQLAQKIIIADDHPLFRAALKQAVTQAVPGVEIVEADSLEAVQAAVDSHSDADLVLLDLHMPGTNGFTGLVFLRGQNPGIPVVVVSGSEEASVMKRALDYGASGFIPKSSPLDVIAEAITTILEGEEWLPEEIAEGVVDVTEEDQKFAANLASLTPQQFRVLTMLTEGLLNKQIAYELNVSEATIKAHVTAILRKLGVHSRTQAVIAAQRLCVDPPKTDMG; this comes from the coding sequence ATGCAACTAGCGCAGAAGATAATCATCGCGGATGACCATCCGCTGTTCCGAGCGGCGCTTAAACAAGCCGTTACACAGGCTGTTCCTGGCGTTGAAATCGTCGAAGCCGATTCTCTGGAAGCCGTTCAGGCTGCTGTCGATAGTCACTCTGATGCTGATCTGGTATTGCTTGATCTGCATATGCCGGGTACAAACGGTTTTACCGGGCTGGTATTTCTGCGTGGGCAAAACCCGGGGATTCCCGTGGTGGTTGTGTCCGGTAGTGAAGAGGCTTCAGTGATGAAACGGGCGCTGGACTACGGTGCATCGGGCTTTATTCCTAAATCATCTCCTTTAGATGTTATTGCTGAAGCGATAACAACGATTTTAGAAGGTGAGGAATGGTTGCCGGAAGAGATTGCCGAGGGTGTTGTTGATGTCACTGAGGAAGATCAGAAATTTGCTGCGAACCTTGCTTCGCTGACGCCGCAGCAGTTTCGGGTGTTAACGATGTTAACCGAGGGACTACTGAACAAGCAGATCGCTTATGAGCTAAATGTATCTGAAGCCACGATCAAGGCGCACGTAACAGCGATACTTCGTAAGCTGGGTGTTCATAGTCGCACCCAGGCAGTTATTGCTGCTCAGCGGCTCTGTGTGGATCCGCCAAAAACAGATATGGGCTGA
- a CDS encoding sigma-54-dependent transcriptional regulator, which produces MSIQILVVEDDADLREALVDTLELAGFEYLEADSGERALEVIAEYPVDMVVSDVNMGGMDGHQLLEKILQTHPCLPVMLITAYGQVNKAVDAIRSGAVDYLMKPFAPDALIEVIKRYTGTQINEQSNLQPVAEETSSKQLLQVARRVAETDSTVLITGESGTGKEVLAQYIHMHSPRADKPFVAINCAAIPENMLEATLFGHEKGAFTGAYSSNPGKFEQANGGTILLDEISEMDLGLQAKLLRVLQEQQVERVGGRKVINLDVRILATTNRKLEEYVAEHKFREDLYYRLNVFPLQWLPLRERVADIVPLAQRLLAKYSRKMNRTAVSMSDDAQRVLQSHLWPGNVRELDNIIQRSLILQQGALIGPADLHIQPGSMHAADMAGRINSVSLNQVDSSQLGNDMKQHEFQLIVDTLRETGGSRKDAADKLGISPRTLRYKLAKMREAGIDLDAELKG; this is translated from the coding sequence ATGAGTATTCAAATATTAGTGGTAGAAGATGACGCTGATCTGCGCGAGGCGCTGGTGGATACTCTCGAGTTGGCCGGTTTTGAATACCTGGAAGCAGATTCTGGCGAGCGTGCGCTGGAAGTTATTGCCGAGTATCCGGTGGATATGGTGGTAAGTGACGTCAATATGGGGGGGATGGATGGGCACCAGTTGTTGGAAAAAATACTGCAAACTCACCCCTGCTTGCCAGTGATGTTGATTACCGCATACGGTCAGGTTAACAAAGCGGTCGATGCGATACGAAGCGGTGCTGTGGATTACCTGATGAAGCCTTTTGCACCGGATGCGTTGATTGAGGTGATTAAACGCTATACCGGTACTCAGATAAATGAACAGAGTAACCTGCAGCCTGTAGCGGAAGAAACCAGTAGTAAACAGTTGCTACAAGTGGCTCGCCGGGTGGCGGAAACCGATTCTACAGTGCTGATTACGGGTGAGAGCGGTACCGGTAAAGAGGTGCTGGCTCAGTATATCCACATGCATTCTCCGCGAGCTGATAAGCCTTTTGTGGCGATTAACTGTGCTGCAATACCTGAGAATATGCTGGAAGCAACGCTTTTTGGTCACGAGAAAGGGGCGTTTACCGGCGCTTATAGTAGTAATCCGGGTAAGTTTGAGCAGGCGAATGGTGGCACTATTCTTTTGGATGAGATCTCAGAGATGGATCTGGGATTGCAGGCTAAGTTGTTGCGGGTATTGCAGGAGCAGCAGGTAGAAAGGGTTGGTGGTCGCAAGGTTATCAATCTTGATGTGCGGATATTAGCGACCACCAACCGAAAATTGGAAGAATATGTCGCGGAGCATAAGTTCAGGGAAGATCTTTACTATCGCCTTAATGTATTCCCATTGCAGTGGTTGCCTCTGAGGGAGCGAGTAGCTGATATTGTGCCTTTGGCTCAGCGGTTGCTGGCTAAGTACTCTCGTAAAATGAATCGCACAGCTGTTTCTATGAGTGATGACGCTCAGCGTGTTCTTCAATCCCACCTCTGGCCAGGTAATGTGCGTGAATTGGATAATATTATTCAGCGGTCGCTGATCTTGCAGCAGGGAGCGTTGATTGGCCCTGCGGATCTTCATATTCAGCCGGGTAGTATGCATGCGGCTGATATGGCCGGGCGGATAAATTCTGTCAGCCTGAACCAGGTCGATAGTAGTCAGCTGGGTAATGATATGAAACAGCATGAGTTTCAGCTAATTGTTGATACGCTTCGGGAGACTGGGGGGAGCCGGAAGGACGCAGCTGATAAGTTAGGAATCAGCCCACGAACGTTACGCTATAAATTGGCTAAGATGAGAGAGGCTGGGATCGATCTTGATGCTGAGCTAAAGGGGTAA